The region TTCGCTGAGTTTTCGGTGTTTTTATTGACGTGAAGCACGCACTTCCGTAGTATCGCCTGCAATTTCCAGCCGTCGGAAGCCGAGATTTTCATGCGACTTATATTGAGTGCGATGGTGGTGCTGCTGCTCGCCGCGTGTGCGAGCCAGGCCCCTGTCGCCAACAACGCCGCCGATTCGCAGGCGACGTCCGCCTACCTCCGTAAATCAGCCACCGCCAAAGAAACCGTCGACGTCGACAAGCAATCGGTCGGCGAACTGACCAGTGCCGACTCCGATCTGTGGGCGCGCATCCGTCGCGGCTTCCAGATGCCCGACCTGCAAAGCGACCTCGTCGACATGCAGACGACCTGGTACACGCAGCGGCCCGATTACGTGCAACGCATGACCGAGCGCTCGCAGAAGTACCTGTATCACATCGTCGAGGAGCTCGAGGCGCGTCACATGCCGACCGAGCTTGCGCTGCTGCCGTTCATCGAATCCGCATACAACCCGCAGGCGCTGTCGGTCGCGAAGGCGGCGGGCATGTGGCAGTTCATGCCGGGCACGGGCCGCACGTACAACCTGAAACGCAACATGTGGCAGGACGAGCGCCGCGACGTGCTGGCGTCGACCAGCGCCGCGCTCGATTACCTGTCGCGCCTGCATGACATGTTCGGCGACTGGTATCTGGCGCTCGCCGCGTACAACTGGGGCGAAGGCAACGTGCAGCGCGCGATCGCGCGCAATCAGGCGGCCGGCCTGCCGACCGACTACCAGAACCTGCGGATGCCGAACGAGACGCGCAACTACGTGCCGAAGCTGCAGGCGGTGAAGAACATCATCGCGAATCCGCAGCAGTTCGGCCTCGCGTTGCCGGACATCCCGAACCACCCGTATTTCGTGACGGTCACGACATCCCGCGACATCGATGTGGCGGTGGCTGCCAAGCTCGCCAATCTGTCGCTCGACGAGTTCCGCTCGCTGAACCCGTCGTTTTCGAAGCCGGTGATCCTCGGCGCGACCGAGCCGCAGATCCTGCTGCCGTTCGACAACGCGGCGGCGTTCGAGAAGAACCTGAAGGCGTACAACGGCCAGCTGTCGTCGTGGACTACCTACACGGTCAGCGAGCGTGCGCGTCCGGCTGCGATCGCCGAGAAGATCGGCGTCGACGCCGATACGCTGATGTCGGTCAACAAGATTCCGGCCGGCATGCGCCTGAAGCCGGGCTCGACGATCGTCGTGCCGCGTGGCGATGACGACGACGAGGACATCAGCGCGGACGTCGCGGAAAACGGCGTGCTCGCGATGGAGCCCGACGTGCCCGACACGCGCAAGATGCTGATCCGCGTGCGCCGCAAGCAGTCGATGGCTGCACTGGCGGGCCGGTACGGCGTCTCGGTCGCGCAGTTGAAGGCATGGAACCGCACGCACCGCGATATGGCGATGCCGGGCCAGGCGCTCGTGCTGCACGTGCCGGTGGGCCGTGCGGTGCCGGCCGAACCGGGTCCGGAGCGGATTGCGACGTCGGCCGGCGGTGCGCACATCGAGCGTGCGAGCTTGTCCGTGGGCGGCAAGTCCCGCGGCGCAAAGCAGGCGGCCGCGAAGCCGGCGGCGCGCGCGGCGAAGGCCGCTCCCGCGAAGGCCGCGCCGGCGAAGGCGGCGCCGAAGGCCGCCGCGCACAAGGGCAAGAAAAAGTAACGACCCGGCGCAGTCGAGAGCGCAGCTTGATGGCCGGCGTCGGCCGCTCGGCTGCGATATCATCCGACGAAACGCGAAGCAACGCCGTCACCGAGGTGACGGCGTTTTCGTTTATGCGCGGCAGCGGGAAGCGGGGCGCCGCTGCCTCGCCCAGGTCCCGATAACGAGGAGGAGCGATGACGTCGGTGCAGCTGAGGGTGCTCGCGCTGTTTGCGGCCGGCTATTTCGTGTCGTACGTGTTCCGAGGTGTCAATCTCGGCTTCGCACCGTTCGTCACGCACGAGCTCGGGCTGTCGGCCGCCGATCTCGGGCTGCTCACCAGCCTTTATTTCCTTGGCTTCGCCGGCGCGCAGATTCCTGCCGGCGTGCTGCTCGACCATTTCGGCCCGCGCCGCGTGGCGGCCGGGATGCTGCTGTTCGCGGCGGCTGGCGCCGCGGTGTTCGGCGTCGCGCACGACCTCGGCGCGATGATGGTCGGGCGGCTGCTGATCGGTGCAGGTGTGTCGGTGTGCCTCGGCGCGGCGTTCAAGGCACTCGCGCAGCATTTCCCGGTCGGCCGGCTGCCGCTCGTCAACGGTCTGGTGATGGCCGTCGGCGGCCTCGGCGGCGTCGCGGTCGGCTCGCCGCTGACCTGGCTGCTCGGCGTGACGACCTGGCGCGCAATCTGTGGCGGCCTCGCGGCGCTGACGATCGTCGTCGCGGCCGCGATCGGCTTCGGCGCGCCGGAAGCCGCGCAGCCGCGCCATCAGGGCGGGCTCGCGAGCCAGTTCAAGGGCACGTGGCACATCCTGAGCAGCCGCGCATTCTGGAAGATCTCGTCGTTCTCGGTCGTCACGCAAGGCGTGTTCTACGCGATGCAGTCGCTGTGGGTCGGGCCGTACCTGCGCGACGTCGCGGGCTTCGATGCGCCGCACGCCGCGCGGCTCGTATCGGTGCTCGGCTTCGCGATGATGGCCGGCTGCGTCGGCTTCGGCGCGGCCGCCCGCATGCTCGAGCGGCGCGGCGTGTCCGTGCAGGCATTCTGCGGCGCCGGCATGGCGCTGTTCGTGCTCACGCAAGCGGCGATCGTCATGCGCGTGCCGCTGCCGCCCGCGGTGCTGTGGGCAGCGTACGGGATGTTCGGCGGCGTCGGGATTCTGACCTACGCGGTGCTGGCCGCGCACTTTCCGGCCCAGTTGATCGGCCGCGCGAATACGACGCTCACGCTCGTGATCTTCGTGCTGATCTTTGCGTTCCAGATCGGTATCGGCGCGGTGCTGTCGCACTGGCCGGCCACCGACGGCCATTATCCGGTTGCAGCGCACGTCACCGCGTGGACCGCGCTGCTCGCGCTGCAGTGCGCGAGTGCGGTGTGGTACGTGTGGCCCGCGCGCGGTGCTGGCAAGCAGGCCGATCCGGCGGTACGCTGACGGGCAGGGCGGTCGCGCAAACGGGGCCGCACCGTGCATGCCGCGCAAGGTTGCGGTGGCGGCGCGCGCGTCGTACGCGATCGGGTGGCCATATCAATTGAAGATAGGGCCATTTTCGGGCTATAATTTGAAAGTTTGTGCTGATCAACCTCGCACCCTAGCGCCTACCTCACTCATCCCGTTCATCCGCCGCACGCCGCCTGTCGGGCGATGCCGCGCAGCCTCGTGCGCCACGCGCCGGGTTCGCGTGCCGACAACGCAGGTCGCGTCCAGCTAGCGTCCGACGCGCGCATACGCAGCGCGGCGCTCGCGCGGCAGGGTAAACAGGTCGGCAGCAGGGTGTTCCCCAAGGAGCCTCCCGTGTTGCCGTCTTTTTCTCCCGCCTTGCTTGCACTTGCCGACGGCACGGTCTTTCGTGGTTATTCGATCGGGGCCGAAGGCCATACGATCGGTGAAGTCGTGTTCAACACCGCGATTACCGGCTATCAGGAAATCCTGACTGATCCGAGTTACGCGCGCCAGATCGTCACGCTTACCTATCCGCATATCGGCAACTACGGCGTGAACGCCGAAGATGTCGAAGCCACGAAAGTCCATGCCGCCGGCCTGATCATTCGTGATCTGCCCACGCTCGCATCGAACTTCCGCATGGACCGCACGCTCGGCGATTACCTGCGCGACGAAGGCGTCGTCGCGATCGCCGGCATCGACACCCGCAAGCTGACCCGCATCCTGCGCGACAAGGGCGCGCAAAACGGCTGCATCCTGGCCGGCTCCGACGACGCGGAAAAAGCGATCGAACTCGCGCGCTCGTTCCCGGGCCTCGCCGGCATGGACCTCGCAAAGGTCGTGTCGACCACGAAGCCGTTCGAATGGAAGCAGACCGAATGGCGCCTCGAAGGCGGCTACGGGATGCAGGAAGCCCCGAAGTACCGCGTCGTCGCGTATGACTTCGGCGTCAAGTACAACATCCTGCGCATGCTCGCGGAGCGCGGCTGCCACGTGACGGTGCTGCCGGCCGAGGCAAGCGCGGCCGACGCGCTCGCGTTGAATCCGGACGGCATCTTCCTGTCGAACGGCCCCGGCGACCCGGAGCCGTGCGACTACGCGATCGCGGCGACCAAGGAATTCATCGAGCGCGGCGTGCCGACCTTCGGCATCTGCCTCGGCCACCAGATCATGGGCCTCGCGGTTGGCGCGAAGACGCTGAAGATGAAAACGGGCCACCACGGCGCGAACCATCCGGTGAAGGATCTCGGCGATGGGCGCGTGGTGATCACGTCGCAGAACCACGGCTTCGCGGTCGACGCGGACTCGCTGCCGGCCAACGCGCGCGTGACGCACGTGTCGCTGTTCGACGGCACGCTGCAGGGTTTCGAACTGACCGACAAGCCGGCATTCTGCTTCCAGGGCCACCCGGAAGCGTCGCCCGGCCCGCACGATATCGGCTATCTGTTCGACCGTTTCACTGCACTGATGGACGCGGCGAAGCAGCGCACCGCCTGACGCAACCGAAGTCATCGAAGAACGGGAGATTCACATCATGTTCGGCCACGCACTCGGCATCACGGATATCTGGACCTACGTGTTCGGCGTGGTCTTCATCATCCTGCTGCCGGGGCCGAACTCGATGTACGTGCTGTCGCTTGCCGCGCAGCGCGGCGTGAAGGCCGGCTATCGCGCGGCCTGCGGCGTATTCGTCGGCGACACGGTGCTGATGGTGCTGTCCGCCGCGGGCGTCGCGTCGCTGCTGAAGGCGAATCCGCTGCTGTTCTCCGTCGTCAAGTACGGCGGCGCCGCGTACCTGCTGTACGTCGGCGCCGGGATGCTGCGCGGCGCGTGGAGCAAGCTGCGCGCGCGCGGCGACGCACCGGCCGAGGTGCCGCAAGCGGTCGACGGCGAACGGTCTTTCGACAGGCCGTTCCGCAAGGCGCTGCTCGTGAGCCTCCTGAATCCGAAGGCAATCCTGTTCTTCATCTCGTTCTTCATCCAGTTCGTCGACCCGGCATTCCCGCATCCCGCGCTGTCGTTCGCCGTGCTCGGGGCGATCGCGCAATGCGCGAGCTTCCTGTACCTGAGCACGCTGATCTTCGCGGGCGCGCGCCTCGCCGAGCATTTCCGGCGCCGCCGCAAGCTCGCGGCGGCCGCGGCGAGCAGCGTGGGCGGCCTGTTCATCGGGTTCTCGGTGAAGCTTGCGCTCGCAACGATGAGCTGAGCGCGGCCGGCCGACCCACGACAACGCCACGACAACGCCACGACAAAGATTACTTACTGAATTCACAAGCCATGCCAAAACGCACAGACATCAATAGCATCCTCATCATCGGCGCCGGCCCGATCATCATCGGCCAGGCTTGCGAGTTCGACTATTCGGGCGCGCAGGCTTGCAAGGCGCTGCGTGAAGAGGGCTACAAGGTCATCCTCGTGAACAGCAACCCGGCGACGATCATGACCGACCCGAATACGGCCGACGTCACGTACATCGAGCCGATCACGTGGGAAGTCGTCGCGCGCATCATCGAGAAGGAGCGCCCCGACGCGATCCTGCCGACGATGGGCGGCCAGACCGCGCTGAACTGCGCGCTCGACCTGCACCACCACGGCGTGCTCGAGAAGTTCGGCGTCGAACTGATCGGCGCGTCGCCGGAAGCGATCGACAAGGCGGAAGACCGCCAGAAGTTCAAGGACGCGATGACCAAGATCGGTCTCGGCTCCGCGAAGTCGGGCATTGCGCACTCGATGGAAGAAGCGACGAAGGTGCACGCCGAGATCATGGCGGCCACCGGCGGCAGCGGCTATCCGGTCGTGATCCGTCCGTCGTTCACGCTTGGCGGCTCGGGCGGCGGCATCGCGTACAACCGCGAGGAGTTCGAGGAGATCTGCAAGCGCGGCCTCGACCTGTCGCCGACGCGCGAACTGCTGATCGAGGAATCGCTGCTCGGCTGGAAGGAATACGAGATGGAAGTCGTGCGCGACCGCGCCGACAACTGCATCATCGTGTGCTCGATCGAAAACCTGGACCCGATGGGCGTGCACACCGGCGACTCGATCACCGTCGCTCCGGCGCAGACGCTGACCGACAAGGAATACCAGATCCTGCGCAACGCATCGCTCGCGGTGCTGCGCGAGATCGGCGTCGACACCGGCGGCTCGAACGTGCAGTTCTCGATCAACCCGAAGGACGGCCGCATGGTCGTCATCGAAATGAACCCGCGCGTGTCGCGTTCGTCGGCGCTCGCGTCGAAGGCGACCGGCTTCCCGATCGCGAAGGTCGCGGCGAAGCTGGCGGTCGGCTACACGCTCGACGAGCTGAAGAACGAAATCACCGGCGGCCAGACGCCGGCCTCGTTCGAGCCGACGATCGACTACGTCGTCACGAAGATTCCGCGTTTCGCATTCGAGAAATTCCGTGAAGCCGATTCGCGCCTGACCACGCAGATGAAGTCGGTCGGCGAAGTGATGGCGATCGGCCGCACGTTCCAGGAGTCGTTCCAGAAGGCGCTGCGCGGCCTCGAAGTCGGCGTCGACGGCCTCGACGAGAAGTCCACCGACCGCGACGAGATCGCGATCGAGATCCACGAGCCGGGCCCGGACCGCATCTGGTACGTCGGCGATGCATTCCGCATCGGCATGACGGCCGAAGAGATCTTCGCGGAAACCGCGATCGATCCGTGGTTCCTCGCGCAGATCGAGCAGATCATCCTGAAGGAAAAGGCGCTGTCGGGTCGCACGCTCGCGTCGCTGACGTTCGACGAACTGCGCTTCCTGAAGCAGAGCGGCTTCTCGGACCGCCGCCTCGCGAAGCTGCTCGGCGCGACGCCGGAAGACGTCCGCAAGCGTCGCGTGGAGCTTAACGTGCGCCCGGTCTACAAGCGCGTCGACACCTGCGCGGCCGAGTTCGCGACGAAGACGGCGTACATGTACTCGACCTACGAGGAAGAGTGCGAGGCGCAGCCGACCACGAACAAGAAGATCATGGTGCTCGGCGGCGGCCCGAACCGGATCGGTCAGGGTATCGAGTTCGACTACTGCTGCGTGCATGCCGCGCTTGCGATGCGCGAGGACGGCTATGAGACGATCATGGTCAACTGCAACCCGGAAACGGTGTCGACCGACTACGACACGTCCGATCGCCTGTACTTCGAGCCGCTGACGCTCGAAGACGTGCTCGAAATCGTCGACAAGGAAAAGCCGGTCGGCGTCATCGTCCAGTACGGCGGCCAGACGCCGCTGAAGCTCGCGCTCGATCTCGAGGCGCACGGCGTGCCGATCATCGGTACGTCGCCGGACATGATCGACGCGGCGGAAGACCGCGAACGCTTCCAGAAGCTGCTGCAGGACCTCGGCCTGCGCCAGCCGCCGAACCGCACCGCGCGCACCGAAGACGAAGCGCTCGCGCTGGCGGCCGAAATCGGCTATCCGCTCGTCGTGCGCCCGTCGTACGTGCTGGGCGGCCGCGCGATGGAAATCGTCCACGAGCCGCGCGACCTCGAACGCTACATGCGCGAGGCCGTGAAGGTGTCGAACGATTCGCCGGTGCTGCTCGACCGCTTCCTGAACGACGCGATCGAGTGCGACGTCGACTGCATCTGCGACGGCGACGCGGTGTTCATCGGCGGCGTGATGGAGCACATCGAGCAGGCGGGCGTCCACTCGGGCGACTCGGCATGCTCGCTGCCGCCGTACTCGCTGTCGAAGGAAACCGTGGCCGAGCTGAAGCGTCAGACGGGTGCGATGGCGAAGGCGCTGAACGTGGTCGGCCTGATGAACGTGCAGTTCGCGATCCAGCAGGTTCCGCAGCCGGACGGCTCGAAGCAGGACATCATCTACGTGCTCGAGGTGAACCCGCGTGCATCGCGTACGGTGCCGTACGTATCGAAGGCGACCAGCCTGCCGCTCGCGAAGATCGCGGCGCGCGCGATGGTCGGCCAGAAGCTCGCGCAGCAGGGCGTGACGAAGGAAGTGGAGCCGCCGTACTTCAGCGTGAAGGAAGCGGTGTTCCCGTTCGTCAAGTTCCCGACCGTCGATCCGGTCCTCGGGCCTGAAATGCGTTCGACCGGCGAAGTGATGGGCGTCGGCCGCACGTTCGGCGAAGCGCTGTTCAAGTCGCAGCTCGCGGCCGGTTCGCGTCTGCCCGAATCGGGCACGGTGCTGCTGACGGTGATGGACGCCGACAAGCCGAAGGCGGTCGAAGTCGCGCGCATGCTGCACGACCTCGGCTACCCGATCGTCGCGACCAAGGGCACGGCTGCCGCGATCGAAGCGGCCGGCGTGCCGGTGAAGGTCGTGAACAAGGTGAAGGACGGCCGTCCGCACATCGTCGACATGATCAAGAACGGCGAGATCGCGCTCGTGTTCACGACGGTTGACGAGACGCGCCAGGCGATCGCCGATTCGCGCTCGATCCGGATGAGCGCGCAGGCGCACAAGGTCACGTACTACACGACGATGTCGGGCGCGCGTGCGGCCGTCGAAGGCCTGCGCTATCTGAAGGATCTGGAAGTCTATGATTTACAAGGTCTTCACGCTCGCCTAAACTAAGCAGTCAGTTACCTGTCGAAGCAACACGTGCCGCGGTTAAGCGGTGTTTCCGGTCCGCCGGAAATGCGCTTAATCGCGGTGATTTTTTTTATAGCCGTTTTTAGCGATTGAGCCGTTTATGAGCACCATTCCGTTGACAAAGCGTGGCGCAGAACAACTGCGCGATGAATTGCAGCGCCTCAAGTCCGTCGAGCGGCCGGCCGTGATCAACGCGATCGCGGAGGCCCGCGCACAGGGCGATCTGTCCGAAAACGCCGAATACGACGCAGCGAAAGAAAAGCAGGGCTTTATCGAGGGCCGTATCGCGGAGCTCGAATCGAAGCTGTCCGCCGCGCAAATCATCGATCCGACCGTGCTCGACGCGGATGGCCGCGTGGTGTTCGCCGCGACGGTCGAACTCGAGGATCTCGAGTCGGGCGACACCGTCAAGTACCAGATCGTCGGCGACGACGAAGCCGACATCGATCACGGCCTGATTTCGGTCAGCTCGCCGATCGCGCGCGCGCTGATCGGCAAGTCCGAAGGCGACGTCGCGGCCGTGCAGGCGCCGAGCGGCGTGCGCGAATACGAAATCATCTCGGTCAGCTACATCTGAAGCGGGGCGACGTGATGCCGCATCGCGTGTTCCGTCTGCTGTCGGCCGTATGGGTCGGCAGCCTGCTGACGATCGGGTATGCGGTCGCGCCCGTGCTGTTCAAGACGCTGGAGCGGATGACGGCCGGTTCGGTCGCCGCCCAGCTGTTTCGCATCGAGGCGATCCTCGGTGTGGTGTGCGGCGTGCTGCTGCTCGCGCTGTCGAATCAGCAGGTGCGGCGCGGCAGCGGCGACTACCGGCGCGTGCGCTGGATCGTCGCGGCGATGGTCGCGTGCGTGCTGGTCGGGTATTTTGCGCTGCAGCCGTTCATGAACGCGTTGCGGGTGGCCGCGATGGAAGCGGGCACCGATATCGCGAACTCGCCGTATGCGAGCCGCTTCGGGATGCTGCACGGCGTCTCGAGCGTGTTCTACCTCGTCGAGAGCGTGCTGGGGCTGATGCTGATCTGGCGCCTGCCGGCACGCGACGCCTGAATGGGCGGTGCGGCCTGCGTGGCGGCAGCGTCGCGCGGCCCGGGGCGTCCCGTGCCGCGCCGGCGGCCTTACTTGTCCTGATGCGGCCGCTTCGTGCTGGCCTGACGCTTTTTCGCCCGCTTGACGGTGCCGCCCGCGGTTACGCGCTCGTTGCCGCGCACGACGACCTTGGTCGGCTTCGGGCGGCGCACGGGGCTTGCGTTCGGCGATACCTTGATGACCTTCACCGTGCGCGGTGCACGACCTTTGCGGTCGTCGGCGGCTTCGGCCGCGCTCGGCAGCGCGCCGGCGCGACGGCCGCGGGCCGGGGCCGCCGCAGGCGCCTCGGGCTTCCAGATCACCAGCAGCTTGCCGATGTGCTGGATCGGCGCCGCGTTGAGGCGGTCGCAGATCTCGTCGTAAATCGCGACGCGCTCGTCGCGTTCGTCGCCGAACACGCGGATCTTGATCAACTGGTGCGCGGCGAGGTGCACCTTGATTTCCTTGAGCACGGCGTCGGTCAGCCCTTCGGCGCCGATCAGCACGACGGGCTTGAGCGCATGGGCCTGGGAACGCAGCGCGGAGCGCTCGGCGGGGGAAAGCGAAAGGGCGGGCATGGAAATGTCGAAATCTAAATAAGGGCGCGCTGCATCAGAAGCGAATCGCGGGAAGTTACCGCGTCAGCCGCGCGCCGAAACCACGTAAAATCGCGGCTTGGGTCTCAAAAGGGGCCGCAGCCGCGCGAAGAAGACGCGTATTATCCGCCAAAAGCACGGCTTCACGAAGCAAATAGCAGCAATCTCTCTCTCGAATGGCAAAAAACCGCTTTAACCAGCACTGGCTGCACGATCACATCAACGACCCGTACGTCAAAATGGCGCAGCGGGAGGGCTATCGCGCGCGTGCCGCGTACAAGCTGAAGGAAATCGACGAGCAGGACAAGCTGATCCGTCCGGGCCAGGTGATCGTCGATCTCGGCGCGGCTCCCGGCAGCTGGAGCCAGTATGCCCGCAACAAGCTCGCGCAGGGCAAGAAGCGCGACACGCAGCGCGAAGGCGGCATCGACGGCACGATCATCGCGCTCGACATCCTGCCGATGGAGCCGATCGCCGACGTCAACTTCCTGCAGGGCGACTTCCGCGAGGACGACGTGCTGCACCAGCTGGAGGAAGTGCTGGAAGGGCGCCCGGTGGACCTTGTTATTTCCGACATGGCCCCCAACCTGTCCGGGGTGGCGTCGGCAGACGCCGCGCGCATCGAGCACATCTGCGATCTGGCGCTCGAGTTCGCGCAGAATCACCTGAAACCGGACGGCGCGCTGCTGGTGAAGTGCTTCCATGGCAGCGGCTACAGCCAGATCGTCGAAAAGTTCAAACAGCAGTTTAAGGTCGTCGCACCACGCAAGCCCAAGGCGTCCCGCGACAAATCGTCCGAAACGTTCATCTTGGGGCGGCAACTCAAGCATCCGCGGTGACGCGGAGCCGGATGCCGCAAACGGGCTCCGGCCCTTGCCAGACAAGCGAAGCGCTATCGCGGCGGTTGTCAATGCTTATGGCAGGGGTGGTCGGACTGGATTAGAATGACCGAGGAGCGCCGCAAGGAAAATGTAGGCGCTCGTCTACGAGTGAAGGAGTGGTGCTTTGAACAACAATATGTTTTCGAAGGCAGCAGTGTGGCTGGTGATCGCACTGGTGCTGTTTACGGTGTTCAAGCAGTTCGACAAGCCCCGCGTCCAGGAAGGTGTGTCCTATTCGCAGTTCATGGACGACGCCAAGAACGGCAAGGTCAAGAACGTCGTCGTGCAGGGGCGCAACCTCACCGTCACTCCGGCTGATGGCCAGAAATACCAGATCGTGTCGCCGGGCGACATCTGGATGGTCGGCGATCTGATGAAGTACGGCGTGCAGGTCAGCGGCAAGGCCGATGACGAGCCGAACGCGCTGATGTCCGCGCTGTACTACCTGGGGCCGACGATTCTGATCATCGTGTTCTGGTTCTACATGATGCGGCAGATGCAGGGAGGCGGCAAAGGCGGCGCATTCTCGTTCGGGAAGTCGCGCGCGCGGCTGATCGACGAGAACAACAACGCGGTCAACTTCTCCGACGTCGCCGGCTGCGACGAAGCGAAGGAAGAGGTATCCGAGCTCGTCGACTTCCTGCGCGACCCGCAGAAATTCCAGAAGCTGGGCGGTCGCATTCCGCGCGGCGTGCTGCTCGTCGGCCCGCCGGGTACCGGCAAGACGCTGCTCGCCCGCGCGATCGCCGGTGAAGCGAAGGTGCCGTTCTTCAGCATCTCGGGTTCGGACTTCGTCGAAATGTTCGTCGGTGTCGGTGCGGCCCGTGTGCGCGACATGTTCGAGCAGGCGAAGAAGCACGCGCCGTGCATCGTGTTCATCGACGAAATCGACGCGGTCGGCCGCCATCGCGGCGCCGGCATGGGTGGCGGCAACGACGAGCGCGAGCAGACGCTGAACCAGATGCTCGTCGAAATGGACGGCTTCGAAGCGAACTCGGGCGTGATCGTGATCGCCGCGACCAACCGTTCCGACGTGCTCGACAAAGCGCTGCTGCGTCCGGGCCGTTTCGACCGCCAGGTCTACGTCGGCCTGCCGGACATTCGCGGCCGCGAGCAGATCATGCGCGTGCACCTGCGCAAGGTGCCGATCGCGAACGACGTCGACGCAGCGGTCATCGCACGCGGCACGCCGGGCTTCTCGGGCGCCGATCTCGCGAACCTCGTGAACGAAGCGGCGCTGTTCGCCGCCCGCCGCGGCAAGCGCATCGTCGAGATGCAGGATTTCGAGGACGCGAAGGACAAGATCTTCATGGGTCCGGAGCGCAAGTCGGCAGTCATTCGCGAGGAAGCGAAGCGCGCGACGGCTTACCACGAGTCGGGCCACGCGGTGATCGCGAAGCTGCTGCCGAAGGCCGACCCGGTGCACAAGGTCACGATCATCCCGCGCGGTCGCGCGCTGGGCGTCACGTGGCAGTTGCCGGAGCATGACAACGAGACGTATTCGAAGGACTATCTGCTCGACCGCCTGGCGATCCTGTTCGGCGGCCGCGTGGCCGAGGAGCTGTTCCTGAACCTGATCAGCACCGGCGCGTCGGACGACTTCAACAAGGCGACGCAGACGGCGCGCGCGATGGTGGCGCGCTTCGGCATGACCGACGCGCTCGGGCCGATGGTCTACGTCGACGACGAGAGCGACAACGGTCCGTTCGGCCGCGGCTTCACGCGCACGATTTCGGAAGCGACGCAGCAGAAGGTCGACGGCGAGATCCGCCGCGTGCTCGACGAACAGTACAACCTTGCACGCCGACTGCTCGAAGAGAACCGCGACAAGGTCGAAGCAATGACGGCCGCGCTGATGGAGTGGGAGACGATCGACGCCGATCAGATCAACGACATCATGGAAGGGCGTCCGCCGCGTTCGCCGAAGAGCTCGCCGGCCATCGGCGGCGATTCGTCGGGCGGCGGCACGACCGCCGAAGTGAAGCCCGGCAACGCGCCGGCGCCCGCTTCGCCGGCCTGACCTCCGCTGTAGTACCGTTCACGGGCTGGTGTGGCTTCACACCGGCCCGTTTTGCATTCATCAACGCCTCCCGCCCGTGTCCAATTCCGCTGTTCCCGCGTACATTCCCGCGCCGCTGCAGTGCGGCCGCTTTTCGCTGACGTTCGAACGCCCGCTCGTAATGGGCATCCTCAACGCAACGCCCGATTCGTTTTCCGATGGCGGCCGCTTCCTCGCGCGCGACGATGCGCTGCGCCAGGCGGAGCGCATGATTGCCGAAGGCGTCGACCTGATCGACATCGGTGGCGAATCGACGCGCCCCGGTGGGCCGCCCGTGCCGCTCGACGAAGAACTCGCGCGCGTGATTCCGCTCGTCGAAGCGCTGCGGCCGCTGAACGTGCCGCTGTCGATCGACACGTACAAGCCGGCGGTGATGCGCGCAGCGCTCGCCGCGGGCGCGGATCTGATCAACGACATCTGGGGGTTCCGTCAGCCGGGCGCGATCGACGCCGTGCGCGACGGCAACAGCGGGCTGTGCGCGATGCACATGCTCGGCGAGCCGCAGACGATGCAGGTCGGCGAACCCGACTACGGCGACGTCGTAACCGACGTGCGCGATTTCCTCGCGGCGCGTGCGCAGGCGCTGTGCGACGCGGGCGTCGCGCCGGAGCGGATTTGCGTCGATCCGGGCTTCGGATTCGGCAAGGCGGTGGTCGACGACAATTACGCGCTGCTGGCCGCGCTGCCGGATACGGCGCCCGTGCGACCGGACGGGCGCGCTTA is a window of Burkholderia latens DNA encoding:
- the ftsH gene encoding ATP-dependent zinc metalloprotease FtsH; amino-acid sequence: MNNNMFSKAAVWLVIALVLFTVFKQFDKPRVQEGVSYSQFMDDAKNGKVKNVVVQGRNLTVTPADGQKYQIVSPGDIWMVGDLMKYGVQVSGKADDEPNALMSALYYLGPTILIIVFWFYMMRQMQGGGKGGAFSFGKSRARLIDENNNAVNFSDVAGCDEAKEEVSELVDFLRDPQKFQKLGGRIPRGVLLVGPPGTGKTLLARAIAGEAKVPFFSISGSDFVEMFVGVGAARVRDMFEQAKKHAPCIVFIDEIDAVGRHRGAGMGGGNDEREQTLNQMLVEMDGFEANSGVIVIAATNRSDVLDKALLRPGRFDRQVYVGLPDIRGREQIMRVHLRKVPIANDVDAAVIARGTPGFSGADLANLVNEAALFAARRGKRIVEMQDFEDAKDKIFMGPERKSAVIREEAKRATAYHESGHAVIAKLLPKADPVHKVTIIPRGRALGVTWQLPEHDNETYSKDYLLDRLAILFGGRVAEELFLNLISTGASDDFNKATQTARAMVARFGMTDALGPMVYVDDESDNGPFGRGFTRTISEATQQKVDGEIRRVLDEQYNLARRLLEENRDKVEAMTAALMEWETIDADQINDIMEGRPPRSPKSSPAIGGDSSGGGTTAEVKPGNAPAPASPA
- the folP gene encoding dihydropteroate synthase; the protein is MWLHTGPFCIHQRLPPVSNSAVPAYIPAPLQCGRFSLTFERPLVMGILNATPDSFSDGGRFLARDDALRQAERMIAEGVDLIDIGGESTRPGGPPVPLDEELARVIPLVEALRPLNVPLSIDTYKPAVMRAALAAGADLINDIWGFRQPGAIDAVRDGNSGLCAMHMLGEPQTMQVGEPDYGDVVTDVRDFLAARAQALCDAGVAPERICVDPGFGFGKAVVDDNYALLAALPDTAPVRPDGRAYPILAGMSRKSMLGAVIGGKPPLERVAASVAAALCAVERGAAIVRVHDVAATVDALKVWNAVREAARQR